In Carya illinoinensis cultivar Pawnee chromosome 9, C.illinoinensisPawnee_v1, whole genome shotgun sequence, the following are encoded in one genomic region:
- the LOC122277468 gene encoding uncharacterized protein LOC122277468, whose translation MKMSQRNSTNRKKQRINHTSGRKPFVRVMEETNEQAPNLVAFYKEVHWSKKKGGFITNTAEQNYNLMLERMNETELDGNMDETANAVFKEVLGYRPGYATGLGHSVIPEPSPSLLNNRNYQRVVEENEKNKNEANLYKNQLEALRSDLLEFKNQFKDYEKVMNTRMSRYESRRESQHETPIDA comes from the exons ATg AAAATGTCACAGAGAAATAGCACAAATAGGAAAAAACAGCGAATCAACCATACAAGTGGCCGAAAGCCTTTCGTTAGGGTTATGGAGGAAACT AATGAACAAGCCCCGAACTTGGTAGCTTTTTACAAAGAAGTGCATTGGTCAAAAAAGAAAGGTGGATTTATCACCAACACTGCAGaacaaaattat AATCTGATGCTTGAGCGGATGAATGAGACTGAGTTGGATGGGAACATGGATGAAACAGCTAATGCAGTGTTCAAGGAGGTTTTAGGATATCGACCAGGTTATGCAACGGGTCTAGGCCACTCTGTTATACCTGAACCATCTCCTTCATTGCTGAACAATAGGAATTATCAACGCGTTGTTGAGGAGAACGAGAAGAACAAGAATGAAGCAAATTTGTACAAGAACCAGTTAGAAGCACTGAGATCTGATTTACTGGAATTCAAGAACCAATTTAAAGACTATGAGAAAGTGATGAACACTCGGATGTCTCGTTATGAGTCTCGGAGGGAGTCTCAGCACGAGACTCCAATTGATGCCTAG